ATTGGCGCTATAAATGAAAAATTTCAGGTTGAGCTTAATTACGGCATGACCAATTAATGGAAAATGTTGTTTTATAATACATTGACGTACGCACTGCCAGGCAAAAAGTCTATTGGTTCTCCTCTATACCGGAACCAACAGTAAACCCTGTCGGATTTTACAAGTTACTTTTCATATTTTTGCGGTTTATAATTAAAAATTCTGCAAAATGAAAGAAGTATATATTGTATCGGCAGTGCGTACACCAATGGGAAGTTTCGGTGGCAAACTGTCATCATTTTCTGCAACCCGCTTGGGTGCAATAGCCATTAAAGGTGCTATTGATCGCATCAAACTCAACCCATCAGAAATCAAAGAAGTGTATATGGGTAGTGTTTTACAAGCCAACTTAGGACAAGCGCCCGCACGTCAGGCTGCGAAGTTTGCAGGCTTGCCCGACACCGTTCAATGTACTACAATCAATAAAGTTTGTGCTTCGGGAATGAAAGCTGTAATGTTAGCAGCACAGAGCATTATGCTTGGCGACAATGATGTAATTGTTGCCGGAGGTATGGAAAGCATGAGTAATGTTCCATTCTATATGCAAAATATGCGATGGGGAAATAAATATGGTGATGTTTCTGCCATTGATGGTTTGGCTAAAGATGGATTGACAGATGTTTATCATAATTATGCAATGGGAAATGCCGCGGATTTATGCGCAAGAGAATGTAATTTTTCACGTCAGGATCAGGATACCTATGCAATACAATCATACAAACGCAGTGCTGATGCCTGGGCTGAAGGAAAATTTAAGGATGAAATTGTTCCGGTCGAAATTCCGCAGCGCAAAGGGGATCCGGTTATTTTTGCAGAAGACGAAGAATATAAAAACGTACATTTTGATAAGATTCCGGGATTAAAACCCGCTTTCAGTAAAGAAGGAACCGTAACAGCTGCCAATGCTTCAACCATGAATGATGGTGCCGCTGCATTAATATTAATGAGTAAAGAAAAAGCAGAAGCCTTGGGACTGAAACCCCTTGGGCGTATCCGCAGTTATGCCGATGCAGAGCAAGCACCTGAATGGTTTACTACTACTCCATCAAAGGCATTGCCAAGAGCAGTTGAAAAAGCAGGCCTAAAAATGTCTGACTTAGAGTTTGTAGAACTCAACGAAGCATTTTCTGTAGTTGCTTTGGCCAATATGAAAGAAATGAATCTTGACCCTGTAAAAGTAAATGTCAATGGTGGTGCAGTTGCATTAGGTCATCCATTAGGATGCTCCGGTGCAAGAATATTAGTTACACTGCTAAATGTTTTAAAACAGAATAATGCAAAAATTGGTGGTGCCGCAATATGCAATGGTGGTGGTGGTGCCAGCGCTATGGTGATTGAAAGAATGTGATTCTTAATTACAATTTTAATAAAAAAGCTGCGTCATAGGCAGCTTTTTTTATTTAAATACTAATAACTAATAAATCACTAAACAAAAAATCAACTATAATTATCTGACAATAGCAATTTGCTCTTTTTCAGCCACACCATAAGTTTCAATGTTTAAAAAATAGAAACCTGCTGGTAGTTGAGAGGTATTAATTTTAACCATTCCACTGCACCATTCAATAGGAACAGAAACCCTATTGCCAACCGGATTATACATCTGTATCTTAGGTGCTTCATCAGTGTCAAACTGAATAGTCAATAAATCTTTTACCGGATTGGGAAATATAGAATAATGATAAGGGCTTACATAAACTCTTTGTGCAGGAAACGTTTCTGTTTTTCCATCATAATCTGTTTGTGACAATCTGTACCATGAAGTGCCGCTCACAGGATAATTGTCGGTATAGTTATAATACTGTTGAACATTTCCATTGCCCTGACTATTTATGCTGGCCAATTTTGACCACTGCAAACCATCTGCAGACTTCTCAATTGTAAAGTGACTGTTGTTTTTTTCAAATGCTGTTGCCCAATTAAGCTTCACCCTATTTTTTTCGGCTTTTGCAGTAAATGATAGCAACTCAACAGGCAATGCACCGGGATCGTTAAAGCCAAATCCAAATCCTTGGGCTCCGCCAACAGCACCTCCTGAAGTAAAGTTTGTGGTGCATTTTGTAGAAAAAGAAGGGCAACAACCTTGTTGAATCACTCCGAAAAAACCTGCTCCAAATCCATCAGAGGTAATATGAACTTCTGCATTAGTATATTGAGGAATGTTTGAAATTGGTATTAATGTAAAACAGAACTCATAAGCTAAACACGTATTTGGCGTACCGGTAAAATCACCTCTGCCAATACCTGCAGCATCTATAAATTGCATTGTCCAGGTTTGCCCGCCATTAGATGCTGTTGCCACCCAATTACCCGCATTATAAAATCCGGGAATTACTGGTGCAATCTGTGGATTCAAATATCCGGATGCAGGAAAATCAAACACAAATCTTTTTACTCCTTCGACTCCTGTTGTATTTTTAAAAAAAGTAGTTATACATACAGTATCGACAACATTTAATGGTGAGAAAAATAATGGTGCAGTTTGATAAACCCCATTAACTGCTATCTGAAAGAAAGGTTTTGTTGGCTCAAAAGGAGGCGTTGCACATACACTTCCGTCAAACGAAAGATTGCCCTGTGTATTAGGTATATTTATTACTGTAAAATTAGTATCACTGCCAAAAGCTATATCATAGTTAATTGTTGTTGCTGCATCAACCCAAACATAAAGTATTGTATCATTTGAGGTATTAACACTTAGATCGCATTCCGGCAATATAGAATAAATACTTCCCAAAGGCATACACGATCCACAAACCTTTTCTGCAAAAACCCTGAATGGACCTGTACAATTTTTAATTGAAACAAAAAGTTTGTCGGCTCCATTTGAAATGTTTACCTGATAGAGTACATCCTCACCTACAATGTTACATGATGGTCCTGCAATGTCATCCCCCATGCCGGCATTGGTTTGATTAAATAGTGTTACACCGGGACAAATGTTAACTTGCAAGGGATTGCCGCAGTTGTTTTGTGCTGTTGTTTGTATTGAAACCATTATACAAACAACAAAGGTGGTTAAACTCTTCATTTGGCTGGTTATTAATTTGGAGTTATACTTATTGCAGACAATATCAGTTTGCTTTAACGCACTTCTGATATTTGTCTTCACCTACCATTTCAAAGATTATACCAAATAAAAAATAAAGTTTTTCAACATCACTTCTGTTTTTAATTGAAATACTGTATGGGAAATGTAATCTATATGATTGTTTTGAATAGCCAATTTTGATTCATTTATCACGAATAAAAACAATCTCTGATGATTTATACTAAAATATTTTTTCTGTTATTTTACATCTGATGGCACTTTACATTTTACTTTGCAGACCATTATACTACAACAAAATTAATTGCTAAAAAAAATGAATAAAGAAATTATTCAAAGTATAAGAAAGGAACTAAAGAATATTGCAAGTGAAGAAGTACGCAACATTGCTTCGCGGTTTTTCAAATCAGGTGAAATAGCAAAAGTTTACGGAGTCAAATCGCCTGTTGTTAGAAGCATTGGCAAAAAATATTTACAACAAATAAAGCTGCTATCTAAAGAAAATATTTTTGATATATGTGAAAATCTTTGGCAGTCGTCATATCTGGAAGAATCCATCATTGCATGTATGTTTACAGAATCCATTCACAAAAAAATTGAAGTTGGTGATATTAAAATTTTTGAAAGCTGGATAAATAAACATGTCAACAATTGGGCATCATGTGATACATTTTGCAATCATACCATTGGAAGTTACCTGATTAAGTTTCCGCAAGAAGTTAATATACTGACAAAATGGGCAATCTCAAAAAACAGGTGGATGAGACGTGCAGCAGCAGTTTCGCTGATAGTGCCGGCACGAAAAGGATTATTTCTTTCTGAAATTTTTATGATTGCAGACCTGCTTCTTACTGATGATGATGATTTAGTACAGAAAGGATATGGGTGGATGCTGAAGTCTGCCTGTCAGTATAATGAGCGAGATGTTTTCCAATATGTAATGGCAAATAAAACAGTGATGCCGCGTACTGCCTTACGTTATGCCATTGAAAAAATGCCTGATAATTTGAAGCGACAAGCCATGTCCAAATAACATTGTGCACGTAATGATGATGTGTCATAACTAACATCTTCCTTAATTTCTAATAATCTAAATTTGCCACCTGAGTATAAGTCATTATATGAAATTACCTTTTTTTATTTTTATGCTTTTTATGGTTACGCAAAGTCTTGCGCAAGAAGAAAGCATCAATACCGACAGGCCGGACCAAAGCGATGGTGTTTATACATTAACTAAAAACAAGCTTCAAATCGAAGAAGGTATTACAACTGGGGAAAACTATTTTGTAAACAATCTGATGCTTCGCTATGGAATAACAAGATTCACAGAAATTCGGCTGCTTGCCGATGCCGGAAAAGTTGGTGACTTAAAGGGCTTATTACCTTTAACAATGAGTGTTAAACAAAAAATTATGGGGCAAAAAAAGTAACTGCCTGCCCTTACATTTGTGGGCTATGTCTCTTTTCAAAAACTTGCAGCAAAGGAATTCAGAGGTAATAAAATTCCGTATGAACTAAAATTAGCATTCGAAAATGAATTGAATGAAAAGTTTACTATTTCATACAATGCAGGTGTTTCAGATGAATTTGAAACATTTAATTATACATTCAATATAGGATACTCACCTCTAAACAAAGTTTCTGTTTTTGCAGAGTATTTTGCGACCACCACAAAATCTGACACTCAACACAATGCCGATGCAGGAATATTGTTTTTAATACACCCTACATTTCAGATTGATATTGCCTGTGGTCATTCCATTGCCGACTCTGAGAGTCGTTTTTTTACTACCTTTGGACTATCCTATTTGTTTTAAAAACCAAATAAAATGTTACTTAAAAAATCTTTATTATTAGGCTTATTGACCATTTTCAGCTTGTCGTTAAAAGCGCAGGAAAAAATTATTCCCGTTGCTCAAATTCCTGAACAGGTCAAATTATTGGTATCACAACATTTTGAAAACATCAAAATTATCTCTGCCAAACAAGAAAAAGAACTGTTAAACAAAGAGCTTGAAATAATATTAAGCAACCATACATCACTTACTTTTGACAAAAACAATTCATTGACAGAGATAGAGTCAAACCATGGTATTCCAACCAAGTTATTGAACGATACCATTGTTGAATTGGTGCACAACAACTACCCCAATCAGAAAATTACAAGTTGGGAAAAAACAAAACTGGGTCAGAAGGTTGAGTTGGATAATGATGTAGATTTATTTTTCGACCACAATGGTAATTTTTTGCGAGCAAGTCATTAAAGCTTGTTAGATGAATACTTTCTAAAACCTGAGTGTCAGCACTGCTGCTATCTTCATAGTTTATCCACATAAGTATCTGTTGTTGTTCATAAGATTGCAGACAAAGCATTGGCGTTTTAGCTAATTTTGCGCTTCAATTTCAGAATCAGATGCCCAAAGATAATTCTATCAAATCAGTTCTCATCATAGGCAGCGGCCCCATAGTAATAGGTCAGGCCTGCGAGTTTGACTACAGTGGTTCCCAAGCCTCACGCTCTTTACGCGAAGAAGGAATTGAAGTGACCCTCATCAACTCTAACCCTGCCACCATCATGACCGACCAGGTAACGGCAGATCATATTTATCTGCTGCCGCTTACAGTTGATAGCATTGAAAAAATATTGAATGAACGAAAGATTGATGCGGTTCTGCCAACTATGGGAGGTCAGACTGCATTGAATCTTTGCAAAGAAGCCGATGAAAGAGGTATCTGGGCAAAATATGATGTTCGCATTATTGGGGTGAATATTGCTGCCATTGAAACCACAGAAAACAGAGAATCTTTTCGGAAGCTGATGATTGAAATTGGTGTTGGTGTTCCGCCTTCTGCTGTTGCCAACTCCTTTCTTGAAGGCAAAGAAATTGCACAGCGCATTGGATATCCATTGGTAATTCGTCCGTCATACACTTTAGGTGGAACCGGTGGAAGCTTTGTAATGAAGAAAGAAGAGTTTGAAGATAGGTTGATGCGCGGACTACAAGCATCACCTATTCATGAAGTATTGGTGGAAAAAGCTGTTCTCGGATGGAAAGAATATGAACTGGAACTGCTGCGTGATGCTAACGATAACGTCATCATTATTTGCTCTATCGAAAACCTTGACCCAATGGGTGTTCACACAGGTGACAGTATTACTATTGCACCTGCTATGACACTGAGTGATTACACCTATCAGCGCATGCGCGATATGGCCATTAAAATGATGCGTGCTATCGGAAAATTTGCAGGTGGATGCAACGTACAGTTTGCTGTGAGCCCCGATACAGAAGATATTATTGCCGTAGAAATAAATCCGCGAGTTTCACGCTCATCAGCTTTGGCTTCAAAAGCAACAGGTTATCCAATTGCTAAAATTGCTGCTAAACTTGCAATCGGTTATCATCTTGACGAATTAAAAAATCAAATTACCGGAAGCACCTCTGCATTCTTTGAACCTGCTTTAGACTATGTGATTGTTAAAATACCGCGATGGAATTTTGATAAGTTTCATGGCGCAGACCGAACATTGGGCCTACAAATGAAATCCGTAGGTGAAGTGATGGGTATTGGCCGAAGTTTTAATGAAGCGCTACAAAAGGCTTGTCAAAGTTTGGAAATTAATCGCCATGGCCTTGGTGCAGACGGAACAGGATGGCACAAAGTTGATGACATTATTTATTCTCTTGAGCATCCATCATGGGACAGAATATTTCATGTTAAAGACGCCTTGAAATTAGGCCTTCCAATTCAGACTATTCACAACCATACAAAAATTGATAAATGGTTTCTCACAGAGATTCAGAAATTAGTAGGCATGGAGCAAGAACTGAGAAGACATAGTCTTAAAAATCTTTCTCCAGACTTTATGCTTGACTTAAAACAGAATGGATTTTCAGATTATCAAATTGCACATATCTTAGGTAATGTCACTGCTGAAGAAGTATATGAAACGCGAAAAGAGATGGGTGTAAAACGCATTTACAAAATGGTTGACACCTGCTCGGCAGAGTTTGCAGCAAAGACACCTTATTTCTACAGCACTTTCGAAAGACCTGCACAAGACAGTAATGGCAATGAAATTACAGCCAGTGAAAGTATTGTAAGCAATAAGAAGAAAATTTTAGTACTGGGAAGTGGCCCTAACCGTATTGGTCAGGGTATTGAGTTCGACTATTCCTGTGTACATGGTGTACTCGCATCAAAAGAGTCGGGTTATGAAGCCATCATGGTTAACTGTAATCCCGAAACTGTAAGCACAGACTTTGACATTGCCGACAAACTTTATTTTGAACCGGTTTATCAGGAGCACATCTACGAGCTTATTGAGTATGAAAAACCAGATGGTGTTATTGTTCAGTTAGGTGGACAAACGGCTCTGAAATTGTCGCAGTATCTCAATGAAAAAGGTATAAAGATAATTGGCACTTCATATGAAGACATGGATCTGGCAGAAGACCGCGGACGTTTCTCTGATTTACTTCACGATTTAGGAATACCCTACCCTCCATATGGTGTTGCAGAAAGTGCAGAAGAAGCACTTGTTGTTGCCAATAAAGTCGGCTACCCTGTTTTGGTTCGTCCAAGTTATGTGTTGGGTGGGCAAGGAATGAGTATTGTCATTAACGATGAAGAATTAGAACGTGCAGTAATAAAACTGCTAAAAAATCTTCCGGGCAACAGAGTACTCATTGACCACTTTCTTGATCGTGCAGAAGAATGTGAGGCTGATTTGATTTGCGATGGTAAAGATGTTCAGATTATAGGCATCATGGAGCACATTGAACCGGCAGGTATTCATAGCGGTGATTCGTATGCAGTATTGCCTCCATTCAGTTTAAGTGATGTTGTTATCAGTCAGATAAAAGATTATGCACATAAACTGGCACTGGCACTCAATGTAAAAGGCTTGCTTAACATACAGTATGCTGTTAAGAATGAAAAAGTTTATGTTATTGAAGCCAATCCGCGTGCATCAAGAACAGTTCCGTTTATTGCCAAAGCACATCAGGTGCCTTACATTAACATTGCAACTAAGGTGATGCTTGGGATAAAAAAATTAAAAGACTTCAACATTAAGCCTGCTGAATTTGGATATGCTATAAAAGAACCTGTGTTTTCATTCGAGAAGTTTGCCGATGTTAACAAAGAATTAGGCCCCGAAATGAAATCAACAGGTGAAGCCATCCGATTTATAGAAAGTACTAATGATGCCTATTTCCGTAATTTGTACAAGGAAAAAAGTATGTATTTATCAAAATAATTTTTACAATATCAGAACATGCGTGATGTCTTTTATACAATAGTTGTTGTTTGGGTGGTGATTCAGATTTATAAAAGTTTTATAAAGCCGAAAAACAACACAACGCAAAGGAACACTACCAGGCAGGAAGGCGATGTGACCATAAACACCAACACAAACAATAACAACCGCAACAACAACCAAGGCGAGTATGTTGATTTTGAAGAAATAAAAGATTGATTTTATTCGTAACGTAAGGCTTTTACCGGGCTTATACGCGAAACAATCATTGAGGGAATAAGCATCACCAAAATGCATGCAATTAAAGTACCTGCATTAATCATCAGAATATTAGTGACTGATAAATTTACCGGAACATATGGAACATAATATGATTCCTGTGGCAGACTAACCAAATGAAAACGATATTGCAACCAGCACAATAAAAGTCCTGCAACATTTCCGGCAATCAAACCAATTCCAACAATTCCTGAGGAAACCATAAGAAAAATTTTTCTGATGCCTGTATTTTCTGCACCAATAGCTTTTAACAGACCTATTGTTGTAGTGTTGTCTAATAAAATTATCAGTAAAGTTGAAACCATATTAATCCCGGCCACAAGTATCATCAAAACAAGAATGATAATAACATTGACATCCTGCAATTCAAGCCAATGAAAAATTTCAGGATATATTGTTTTTATTGATTGTGCATTCAATTCAAATCCAGATTCTCTATATACACTTTCATTTACAGATTCAAGGTCGTCTATGTTTTTCAGATTTATTTCATAGCCCCCGGCTTGAAGCGAATTCCAGCTATTTAATTTTTGAATAACAGATAATGGGCAAAACACATAGAGATTATCAAACTCCTCAAGACCTGTGGAATAAATTCCATTGACTTTAAATTTCCGCGCCCTCGGTGGTTCATCAATAAAATAAACCACAAAAGAGTCATTAAGCTTTAATTTCATCTTGTCTGCTACACTTTTTGAAATTATTGCGGGATAAACACCCGAATGTATCTGAAAATTAAAACTTCCTTCAAGCATATTCGGATCAAAAAAACCGGAGTTGAAATTTGAATCCAATCCTTTCACAGCCACACCTAATATATCTTCAGAAGTACGAATTATTCCGGCCTTGGTAGCATAAGCATTAACACTGCTGATTCTTGAATCGCTCTTGAGTTTGTTTATAAATTTCTGATCTAAATTTACCGGAATCTCCTCATAGGATTGATTGTTGTCAAAATGTTTTATT
This portion of the Bacteroidia bacterium genome encodes:
- a CDS encoding acetyl-CoA C-acyltransferase — protein: MKEVYIVSAVRTPMGSFGGKLSSFSATRLGAIAIKGAIDRIKLNPSEIKEVYMGSVLQANLGQAPARQAAKFAGLPDTVQCTTINKVCASGMKAVMLAAQSIMLGDNDVIVAGGMESMSNVPFYMQNMRWGNKYGDVSAIDGLAKDGLTDVYHNYAMGNAADLCARECNFSRQDQDTYAIQSYKRSADAWAEGKFKDEIVPVEIPQRKGDPVIFAEDEEYKNVHFDKIPGLKPAFSKEGTVTAANASTMNDGAAALILMSKEKAEALGLKPLGRIRSYADAEQAPEWFTTTPSKALPRAVEKAGLKMSDLEFVELNEAFSVVALANMKEMNLDPVKVNVNGGAVALGHPLGCSGARILVTLLNVLKQNNAKIGGAAICNGGGGASAMVIERM
- a CDS encoding DNA alkylation repair protein; its protein translation is MNKEIIQSIRKELKNIASEEVRNIASRFFKSGEIAKVYGVKSPVVRSIGKKYLQQIKLLSKENIFDICENLWQSSYLEESIIACMFTESIHKKIEVGDIKIFESWINKHVNNWASCDTFCNHTIGSYLIKFPQEVNILTKWAISKNRWMRRAAAVSLIVPARKGLFLSEIFMIADLLLTDDDDLVQKGYGWMLKSACQYNERDVFQYVMANKTVMPRTALRYAIEKMPDNLKRQAMSK
- a CDS encoding transporter gives rise to the protein MGYVSFQKLAAKEFRGNKIPYELKLAFENELNEKFTISYNAGVSDEFETFNYTFNIGYSPLNKVSVFAEYFATTTKSDTQHNADAGILFLIHPTFQIDIACGHSIADSESRFFTTFGLSYLF
- the carB gene encoding carbamoyl-phosphate synthase large subunit, with amino-acid sequence MPKDNSIKSVLIIGSGPIVIGQACEFDYSGSQASRSLREEGIEVTLINSNPATIMTDQVTADHIYLLPLTVDSIEKILNERKIDAVLPTMGGQTALNLCKEADERGIWAKYDVRIIGVNIAAIETTENRESFRKLMIEIGVGVPPSAVANSFLEGKEIAQRIGYPLVIRPSYTLGGTGGSFVMKKEEFEDRLMRGLQASPIHEVLVEKAVLGWKEYELELLRDANDNVIIICSIENLDPMGVHTGDSITIAPAMTLSDYTYQRMRDMAIKMMRAIGKFAGGCNVQFAVSPDTEDIIAVEINPRVSRSSALASKATGYPIAKIAAKLAIGYHLDELKNQITGSTSAFFEPALDYVIVKIPRWNFDKFHGADRTLGLQMKSVGEVMGIGRSFNEALQKACQSLEINRHGLGADGTGWHKVDDIIYSLEHPSWDRIFHVKDALKLGLPIQTIHNHTKIDKWFLTEIQKLVGMEQELRRHSLKNLSPDFMLDLKQNGFSDYQIAHILGNVTAEEVYETRKEMGVKRIYKMVDTCSAEFAAKTPYFYSTFERPAQDSNGNEITASESIVSNKKKILVLGSGPNRIGQGIEFDYSCVHGVLASKESGYEAIMVNCNPETVSTDFDIADKLYFEPVYQEHIYELIEYEKPDGVIVQLGGQTALKLSQYLNEKGIKIIGTSYEDMDLAEDRGRFSDLLHDLGIPYPPYGVAESAEEALVVANKVGYPVLVRPSYVLGGQGMSIVINDEELERAVIKLLKNLPGNRVLIDHFLDRAEECEADLICDGKDVQIIGIMEHIEPAGIHSGDSYAVLPPFSLSDVVISQIKDYAHKLALALNVKGLLNIQYAVKNEKVYVIEANPRASRTVPFIAKAHQVPYINIATKVMLGIKKLKDFNIKPAEFGYAIKEPVFSFEKFADVNKELGPEMKSTGEAIRFIESTNDAYFRNLYKEKSMYLSK
- a CDS encoding PepSY-like domain-containing protein, which gives rise to MLLKKSLLLGLLTIFSLSLKAQEKIIPVAQIPEQVKLLVSQHFENIKIISAKQEKELLNKELEIILSNHTSLTFDKNNSLTEIESNHGIPTKLLNDTIVELVHNNYPNQKITSWEKTKLGQKVELDNDVDLFFDHNGNFLRASH
- a CDS encoding FtsX-like permease family protein encodes the protein MSGTVLAIAVTSIALSVMVMLVAVAIVTGFKKEITSKVVGFGAHIRIKHFDNNQSYEEIPVNLDQKFINKLKSDSRISSVNAYATKAGIIRTSEDILGVAVKGLDSNFNSGFFDPNMLEGSFNFQIHSGVYPAIISKSVADKMKLKLNDSFVVYFIDEPPRARKFKVNGIYSTGLEEFDNLYVFCPLSVIQKLNSWNSLQAGGYEINLKNIDDLESVNESVYRESGFELNAQSIKTIYPEIFHWLELQDVNVIIILVLMILVAGINMVSTLLIILLDNTTTIGLLKAIGAENTGIRKIFLMVSSGIVGIGLIAGNVAGLLLCWLQYRFHLVSLPQESYYVPYVPVNLSVTNILMINAGTLIACILVMLIPSMIVSRISPVKALRYE
- a CDS encoding T9SS type A sorting domain-containing protein — translated: MKSLTTFVVCIMVSIQTTAQNNCGNPLQVNICPGVTLFNQTNAGMGDDIAGPSCNIVGEDVLYQVNISNGADKLFVSIKNCTGPFRVFAEKVCGSCMPLGSIYSILPECDLSVNTSNDTILYVWVDAATTINYDIAFGSDTNFTVINIPNTQGNLSFDGSVCATPPFEPTKPFFQIAVNGVYQTAPLFFSPLNVVDTVCITTFFKNTTGVEGVKRFVFDFPASGYLNPQIAPVIPGFYNAGNWVATASNGGQTWTMQFIDAAGIGRGDFTGTPNTCLAYEFCFTLIPISNIPQYTNAEVHITSDGFGAGFFGVIQQGCCPSFSTKCTTNFTSGGAVGGAQGFGFGFNDPGALPVELLSFTAKAEKNRVKLNWATAFEKNNSHFTIEKSADGLQWSKLASINSQGNGNVQQYYNYTDNYPVSGTSWYRLSQTDYDGKTETFPAQRVYVSPYHYSIFPNPVKDLLTIQFDTDEAPKIQMYNPVGNRVSVPIEWCSGMVKINTSQLPAGFYFLNIETYGVAEKEQIAIVR